A part of Caldicellulosiruptor owensensis OL genomic DNA contains:
- a CDS encoding methyl-accepting chemotaxis protein, which yields MKKFKIKFALFLIIPLISILLLTVGIVQLITVTTVSNNLENQQKNIFQNSTLAASEELRKNIKEIMNQIEIISNYPKVQALKFENQDIKSEVLSYFKSISNVYKSDIQYIYFGFNSNGKLLIYPYSELPSNYDARKRPWYIEASKNPGKVILSSIYVDVITKQLITTVSKTVKTGNNVIGVIGADISLKNFSEKISKTKVGKSGYIVVLSSDGKILIHPDKSRIGTDSVLKPYLDKMKKEKQGFINYVYKGKEKTAFYRYDELTNLIYFSALEKEEIQSIITSTRNKVIVVTLIISFFVTIILILFSLFILSSFKKIKIASQNLASGKLNSFIEDNTIIKEISEVIEEYNFAISKISKTIKSIQDNANTVNSTAMNLSAISEEISSSSEEISSSTDQLAQGMSEIAESLTNLLNLQKSYLESFEKLESVFSNIIELAKSTVSYSKQGEQKLTEVVQISNNFIEQFSNMRSVIDGFTQKTSNIETIIQTIKSISDQTNLLALNASIEAAKAGESGKGFSVVAYEIRKLAEQSKDSVKIITTMINEIKTELEQIINAAEKLSEQSNVQLGAINQTVSDLKLIINSIYEISPEINTAVSLISVNKQMTNEITSNVEKITAVSQQTAASGEEIAAASHEVARGSEEIAENAQQLANVSNSLVENTNFFEI from the coding sequence GTGAAAAAATTTAAGATAAAATTTGCACTTTTTTTAATTATTCCTTTAATTTCTATACTTTTATTGACAGTAGGTATAGTTCAACTAATTACCGTTACAACTGTTAGCAATAATTTAGAAAATCAGCAAAAAAACATATTTCAAAATTCCACACTAGCAGCTTCTGAAGAATTAAGGAAAAATATTAAAGAAATTATGAATCAAATTGAAATTATATCAAACTATCCAAAAGTGCAGGCTTTAAAATTTGAAAATCAGGATATAAAATCAGAAGTTTTATCATATTTTAAATCAATCTCAAACGTTTATAAATCAGATATTCAATATATTTATTTTGGTTTTAACAGCAATGGAAAACTCCTGATATATCCTTATTCAGAACTTCCTTCTAATTATGATGCTCGAAAACGTCCGTGGTATATAGAAGCTTCGAAAAATCCTGGTAAAGTTATTTTGAGTAGCATATATGTTGATGTAATAACAAAACAGCTTATAACAACAGTATCTAAAACTGTAAAAACCGGAAACAATGTCATAGGTGTAATAGGCGCAGATATAAGTTTAAAAAATTTTTCAGAAAAAATTTCTAAAACTAAAGTTGGAAAATCTGGTTACATTGTTGTTTTGTCATCAGATGGTAAGATATTAATACATCCTGATAAATCTAGAATAGGAACAGATTCTGTTTTAAAACCTTATTTAGATAAAATGAAGAAAGAAAAGCAGGGATTTATAAACTATGTATACAAAGGAAAAGAAAAGACTGCATTTTACAGATACGATGAACTTACCAATTTGATATATTTCTCTGCCTTAGAAAAAGAAGAAATTCAAAGTATTATAACATCAACCAGAAATAAAGTAATAGTAGTTACACTTATAATCTCATTTTTCGTAACAATTATCTTAATTTTATTTAGTTTGTTTATACTTTCATCATTTAAGAAGATTAAAATTGCATCACAAAATCTTGCTTCAGGAAAATTAAATAGTTTTATAGAAGACAATACAATTATAAAAGAAATTAGTGAAGTAATAGAAGAATACAATTTTGCAATATCAAAAATCTCAAAAACAATCAAATCAATACAGGATAACGCAAATACTGTTAACTCAACTGCGATGAATCTATCTGCTATATCAGAAGAAATTTCTTCTTCTTCTGAAGAAATTTCAAGCTCCACAGATCAGCTTGCACAAGGAATGTCGGAAATAGCAGAATCTTTGACAAACCTTCTTAATTTGCAAAAGAGTTATTTGGAAAGTTTTGAGAAATTGGAAAGTGTTTTCAGTAATATCATCGAACTTGCAAAAAGTACTGTTTCGTATTCTAAACAGGGTGAACAGAAACTTACTGAAGTTGTTCAAATTTCTAATAATTTTATAGAACAATTCAGCAATATGCGATCAGTTATAGACGGATTTACTCAAAAAACTTCTAATATCGAAACAATTATTCAAACAATAAAAAGTATTTCTGACCAGACAAACTTATTAGCATTGAATGCTTCAATTGAAGCTGCAAAAGCAGGAGAAAGTGGAAAAGGATTTTCAGTTGTAGCATACGAAATAAGAAAACTTGCTGAACAATCAAAAGACTCTGTAAAAATAATAACAACAATGATAAATGAAATAAAAACAGAACTTGAACAGATAATAAATGCTGCTGAAAAACTTTCTGAACAAAGCAATGTTCAGCTTGGAGCAATAAATCAAACTGTATCTGACTTGAAGTTAATAATTAACTCCATTTATGAAATTTCACCTGAAATAAACACTGCAGTTTCTTTAATTTCTGTAAATAAACAAATGACCAATGAAATAACCTCGAACGTGGAAAAAATTACAGCTGTTTCTCAGCAAACAGCCGCATCAGGCGAAGAAATCGCAGCAGCATCTCACGAAGTTGCACGTGGTTCTGAAGAAATTGCCGAAAATGCCCAGCAGTTAGCAAATGTATCAAATTCTCTTGTTGAAAATACAAACTTTTTCGAAATCTGA
- a CDS encoding peroxiredoxin, with the protein MEIINRIPLLGEKFPGMTVKTTHGMIKLPDDYAGKWFVLFSHPGDFTPVCTTEFVAFAKKADEFKKLNAELIGLSVDQVFAHIKWVEWIEEKLGVKIPFPVIADELGMVAKTLGMIHEAKGTNTVRAVFIVDDKGVLRLMMYYPQEVGRSIDEILRALKALQVSTQNGVALPENWPNNSLIGDKVIIPPAATEDLAKERLQKAKAGEIECFDWWFCYKKL; encoded by the coding sequence ATGGAAATTATAAACAGGATTCCACTTCTGGGAGAAAAGTTTCCTGGCATGACAGTAAAAACAACACATGGAATGATAAAACTTCCAGATGATTATGCAGGCAAATGGTTTGTGTTATTTTCACATCCCGGTGATTTTACACCTGTTTGCACAACTGAGTTTGTTGCGTTTGCAAAAAAGGCAGATGAGTTTAAAAAATTAAATGCTGAGCTTATTGGGCTTTCGGTTGATCAGGTTTTTGCTCACATAAAGTGGGTTGAATGGATTGAAGAAAAGCTTGGAGTAAAAATTCCTTTCCCTGTTATTGCCGATGAACTTGGTATGGTTGCTAAAACTCTTGGGATGATTCATGAGGCAAAAGGGACAAATACTGTCAGAGCTGTTTTTATTGTGGATGATAAAGGTGTTTTGAGGCTTATGATGTATTATCCCCAAGAGGTTGGAAGAAGTATAGATGAGATACTTCGAGCATTGAAAGCTTTGCAGGTTTCAACACAAAACGGTGTTGCACTTCCTGAAAACTGGCCAAACAATAGTTTGATTGGCGACAAGGTAATAATTCCACCTGCTGCAACAGAGGATTTGGCAAAAGAAAGGCTTCAAAAAGCCAAAGCTGGCGAGATTGAGTGTTTTGACTGGTGGTTTTGTTATAAGAAGCTGTGA
- a CDS encoding WG repeat-containing protein, whose amino-acid sequence MKRIKRLVCFLLAVVWVIGTLTLAYSQQASSQKFVYIKPQFENVLFWPNGWISYLQGGKWGILSSSGNVLLKPQFDRIEPIVYDGPSIMGIKDKFYKDIFIVWQNGKAGFVDSNLKILPKPELDSFEVLNPWLNLYVCKKDDKYGFLNLDKKAYITPQFDKMYFVVVLSYNPNAKYSNPHIKCTLPNENNKEFCLYALDLKDGIWPNSYLEYILVSKDGKCGAVDTNGNVFVDLKYNSFKEALSDTKFTEALQDMLANESKSSPPSTKNEIEKTSSSYILYEIVNNKYYLVFEKYTNKGLTRTKSKEAYENVKYVEVNKLMAVCKNKKWGIVDINGNYVVKPQFDDIKELSEGFIAFEQNGKWGFMDKNFKIVIKPQFDKAENFSEGYAAVKKSGLWGYINSSGNLVIKPQFTFAGAFFAKLATVSTKDYVGLIDTKGNFVLKFSAKNSQYMFVDTETYRFKYASDSILNSSGYSSYKYSLIFPKFGYVVIDKKSKKVGLVLKGQGK is encoded by the coding sequence GTGAAAAGAATTAAAAGGTTAGTTTGTTTCCTGCTGGCAGTTGTTTGGGTCATTGGCACATTGACCTTGGCATACTCTCAGCAAGCCTCTTCTCAAAAGTTTGTGTATATAAAGCCGCAGTTTGAAAATGTTTTGTTCTGGCCAAACGGCTGGATTTCTTATCTTCAAGGAGGAAAATGGGGAATCCTAAGCTCATCTGGCAATGTTCTTTTAAAGCCTCAGTTTGATAGAATAGAGCCTATAGTTTACGATGGACCTTCAATAATGGGGATTAAGGATAAGTTTTACAAAGACATTTTTATTGTATGGCAAAATGGAAAAGCAGGATTTGTGGATTCAAATCTTAAAATTCTCCCAAAACCTGAGTTAGACTCTTTTGAAGTTTTAAACCCATGGCTGAATTTATATGTTTGCAAAAAAGATGACAAATACGGTTTTTTAAATCTGGACAAAAAAGCTTATATCACACCTCAGTTTGACAAAATGTACTTTGTTGTTGTGCTCTCATACAACCCAAATGCAAAATACTCTAATCCCCATATAAAGTGTACCTTGCCAAATGAAAACAATAAAGAGTTTTGTCTTTATGCTCTTGATTTAAAAGATGGAATTTGGCCAAACTCTTATTTAGAATACATTCTTGTTTCAAAAGATGGAAAGTGCGGAGCTGTCGATACAAATGGAAATGTATTTGTGGATTTGAAGTACAATTCTTTTAAAGAAGCTTTATCAGACACCAAGTTCACAGAAGCTCTGCAGGATATGTTAGCAAATGAATCAAAATCTTCACCACCTTCAACCAAAAATGAAATAGAAAAAACATCATCAAGTTATATTTTATACGAAATTGTAAATAACAAATACTACCTTGTGTTTGAAAAGTATACTAACAAAGGTCTTACAAGAACGAAAAGTAAAGAAGCGTACGAAAATGTGAAATACGTAGAAGTGAATAAATTAATGGCAGTTTGTAAAAATAAAAAGTGGGGAATTGTTGATATAAACGGCAATTATGTGGTTAAACCCCAATTTGATGATATAAAAGAACTCAGTGAAGGATTTATAGCTTTTGAACAAAATGGAAAGTGGGGATTTATGGATAAAAACTTTAAAATAGTCATAAAACCCCAGTTTGACAAAGCAGAAAACTTTTCTGAAGGATATGCAGCTGTAAAAAAGTCGGGCTTGTGGGGTTATATAAATTCTTCTGGAAATCTTGTTATAAAACCACAATTTACTTTTGCAGGTGCATTTTTTGCTAAGTTAGCTACTGTCTCTACAAAGGATTATGTTGGACTTATAGATACAAAAGGCAATTTTGTTTTGAAATTTTCAGCAAAGAACTCACAATACATGTTTGTTGATACTGAAACTTACAGGTTTAAATATGCATCAGATTCCATATTAAATTCCTCTGGTTATTCGAGTTATAAATATTCACTTATCTTCCCCAAATTCGGCTATGTTGTGATTGACAAAAAATCAAAAAAGGTTGGACTTGTTTTAAAAGGGCAAGGAAAATAA
- a CDS encoding LemA family protein — MKKGTKILLAILVLVVVLVVYTFSTYNSLVRLKENVDSKWSQVENQLQRRADLIPNLVNTVKGYAKHEKEIFETLAQARSRLLNSSTVEDKAKANDELSSAISRLLMIVENYPNLKADKAFVQLMDELSGTENRIAVARKDYNDAVKQYNMKIKVFPNVLIARMFGFEERQYFQASSQAKSVPSVDFSK, encoded by the coding sequence TTGAAGAAAGGCACAAAAATCCTTTTAGCTATTTTAGTTTTAGTTGTAGTGCTTGTTGTGTACACCTTTTCAACATACAATAGCCTTGTGCGCTTGAAAGAGAATGTTGACAGCAAATGGAGCCAGGTTGAAAATCAGCTGCAAAGAAGGGCAGACTTAATTCCGAACCTGGTTAACACTGTCAAAGGCTATGCAAAACACGAAAAAGAGATTTTTGAAACTCTTGCTCAGGCAAGGTCAAGGCTTTTAAATTCCTCAACAGTAGAAGATAAAGCAAAGGCAAACGATGAGCTTTCATCGGCAATTTCAAGGCTTTTGATGATAGTTGAAAACTACCCAAATCTCAAGGCAGACAAAGCATTTGTGCAGCTTATGGATGAGCTATCTGGTACAGAAAACAGAATTGCCGTTGCAAGAAAGGATTACAACGACGCAGTAAAACAGTACAACATGAAAATAAAGGTTTTTCCAAATGTTTTGATTGCGAGGATGTTTGGATTTGAAGAGCGCCAGTATTTTCAGGCATCAAGCCAAGCAAAGAGCGTGCCTTCGGTTGACTTTTCGAAATGA
- a CDS encoding TPM domain-containing protein — protein MKINQGLICRVFSAVFIIAVSSFLITSFTFSEVQVPKKPGENIYVFDYANLIDSSDEEEMRALAREIEDKSKAEIIVVTVETLGSYTIEEYANKLFKSWGIGDKKLDNGVLILVNRENLLSGKKGRIRIEVGYGLEGAIPDGKAGRILDEYALPAFENKEYSKGIKDTFFVVAGEVAKEYGVEINSIEGFKNYESEHSNDKSNAVMTVFVAILIGFSLLITGIVILLAYKNPKLFNDSQYTMWQWEKRIYFKDKFDKDDEDDNDDSFKWFGGGSSGGGFGGFGGGSSGGGGASR, from the coding sequence ATGAAAATAAATCAAGGTTTAATTTGCAGAGTTTTTTCAGCAGTGTTTATAATTGCAGTTTCAAGCTTTTTGATTACGAGTTTTACTTTTTCTGAAGTCCAGGTTCCCAAAAAACCTGGTGAAAATATCTATGTCTTTGACTATGCTAATTTAATTGATAGCTCTGATGAAGAAGAGATGAGGGCTCTGGCAAGGGAAATTGAAGATAAATCAAAGGCGGAGATAATTGTTGTTACAGTAGAAACTCTTGGCAGCTATACAATAGAAGAGTATGCAAACAAGCTTTTCAAAAGCTGGGGGATTGGCGACAAAAAGCTTGACAATGGGGTTTTGATTCTTGTCAACAGGGAGAATTTGCTATCTGGTAAAAAAGGAAGAATAAGAATAGAAGTCGGGTATGGTTTGGAAGGTGCAATTCCGGATGGCAAGGCAGGCAGAATTCTTGATGAATATGCTCTTCCTGCCTTTGAAAACAAAGAATATTCAAAGGGAATAAAAGATACATTTTTTGTAGTTGCAGGTGAGGTTGCAAAAGAGTATGGTGTTGAGATAAATTCAATAGAGGGCTTTAAAAATTATGAAAGTGAACATTCAAATGACAAAAGCAATGCTGTGATGACTGTTTTTGTGGCAATTTTGATTGGTTTTTCTTTATTAATAACGGGGATAGTAATTTTACTTGCATATAAAAATCCAAAACTTTTTAATGATTCTCAATATACTATGTGGCAGTGGGAAAAGAGGATTTATTTTAAAGATAAGTTTGACAAAGACGATGAAGATGATAATGATGATTCTTTTAAATGGTTTGGAGGAGGTTCATCGGGAGGTGGATTTGGAGGTTTTGGAGGAGGGTCATCTGGTGGTGGCGGTGCGAGCAGATAA
- the thiT gene encoding energy-coupled thiamine transporter ThiT, protein MNSILSIFKDFEKIKWYSLAIVIILIFISIFLYLAQKRQKFTTKALVYGGVAISLSFILSFIKLYRMPQGGSITPASMLPLFAYAYMFGPFAGIVAGMAYGILQLIQDPYVVHWAQLILDYPLAFGALGFAGFFRKNLPLGILAGGFGRFVFHVISGVVFFASYAPKGTSPLLYSIIYNATYLAPDLAVCFVLAFIPGLKNSIDRVKAQT, encoded by the coding sequence ATGAATAGCATTTTAAGTATATTCAAAGACTTTGAGAAGATAAAGTGGTATTCTCTTGCTATAGTAATTATCCTGATATTTATCAGCATCTTCCTGTACCTTGCACAAAAGCGCCAGAAATTTACAACAAAAGCTCTTGTATATGGTGGTGTTGCTATATCGCTGTCGTTCATACTCTCCTTTATTAAACTTTACAGAATGCCACAGGGCGGTTCTATCACACCTGCAAGCATGCTCCCTCTTTTTGCATATGCTTATATGTTTGGACCATTTGCCGGTATTGTTGCAGGAATGGCTTATGGAATACTGCAGCTAATACAAGACCCATATGTTGTTCACTGGGCTCAGCTGATTTTAGACTATCCTCTTGCCTTTGGTGCGCTTGGATTTGCAGGATTTTTCAGAAAAAATTTACCCCTGGGTATTTTAGCAGGTGGGTTTGGAAGGTTTGTTTTTCATGTTATATCTGGAGTTGTGTTTTTTGCTTCATATGCACCAAAAGGAACAAGCCCACTTTTATATTCTATAATCTACAACGCAACTTATTTAGCTCCTGACCTTGCTGTGTGTTTTGTATTAGCTTTTATTCCAGGTCTGAAAAATTCTATTGATAGGGTAAAAGCTCAAACCTGA
- a CDS encoding adenylosuccinate synthase, whose product MQQIRAIVGTQWGDEGKGKIVDFLAKEADVVVRAQGGNNAGHTVEAFGKVFKLHLIPSGILYKDKLNIIGNGVVIDPESLIQEIENLQKEGISTENLKISDRAHLVMPYHKILDEEQERQRGEDSLGTTKRGIGPAYTDKTERTNLRVCDMLDEEEFVQKLRNVYEKKNVILTNVYHKIPMKFGELLEQFMRYGEILKPYITDTIKLLNDSIKAGKKVLLEGAQATMLDLDYGTYPYVTSSHPTVGGFCIGAGIAPKYIQEVVGVVKAYTTRVGKGPFPTELLDEMGDIIREKGREYGTTTGRPRRCGWLDLVVVRYAVLINGIDRIALTKLDTLSGIPKLKICTGYRYEGKVLELFPASLRVAMECEPVYEEFEGWSEEEIKAAKDYDSLPKNAKRYIEFIERETGAKVWLIGTGPSREDIIVKE is encoded by the coding sequence ATGCAGCAAATCCGCGCGATAGTTGGCACCCAGTGGGGTGACGAAGGAAAAGGCAAAATTGTAGACTTTTTGGCCAAAGAAGCTGACGTTGTTGTTCGGGCTCAGGGCGGCAACAACGCAGGTCATACAGTTGAAGCTTTCGGTAAAGTTTTCAAACTTCACCTAATACCCTCAGGAATACTCTACAAAGATAAGCTCAACATTATAGGTAATGGTGTTGTAATTGACCCGGAATCTTTAATACAGGAGATAGAAAACTTACAAAAAGAAGGGATATCAACAGAGAACTTGAAAATTAGTGACAGAGCACATCTTGTTATGCCGTATCACAAGATTTTAGATGAAGAGCAAGAAAGGCAAAGGGGAGAAGATAGTCTTGGCACAACAAAAAGGGGAATAGGTCCTGCATATACTGACAAAACAGAAAGAACAAATCTCAGAGTTTGTGACATGCTTGATGAAGAGGAGTTTGTACAAAAGCTCAGAAACGTGTATGAAAAGAAAAATGTAATACTTACAAACGTGTACCATAAGATACCAATGAAATTTGGAGAGTTATTAGAACAGTTTATGAGGTATGGAGAGATTCTAAAACCTTATATCACAGACACAATAAAGCTTCTGAATGATTCAATTAAGGCAGGGAAAAAAGTGCTTTTAGAGGGTGCACAGGCAACAATGCTCGATTTAGATTACGGAACATATCCTTATGTTACATCATCGCACCCCACAGTTGGTGGATTTTGCATAGGTGCTGGAATTGCTCCAAAGTACATTCAAGAGGTTGTAGGGGTGGTTAAAGCTTACACGACAAGAGTAGGCAAAGGTCCATTTCCAACAGAACTTTTGGATGAGATGGGGGACATCATACGTGAAAAGGGAAGAGAGTACGGGACAACAACAGGAAGACCAAGAAGATGTGGCTGGCTTGACCTTGTTGTTGTGAGGTATGCGGTTTTGATAAACGGAATTGACAGAATAGCTCTTACAAAGCTTGACACACTCTCAGGAATTCCTAAATTAAAAATTTGTACAGGTTACAGATATGAAGGAAAAGTGTTAGAGCTTTTCCCTGCCTCCTTGAGGGTTGCAATGGAATGTGAGCCTGTGTATGAAGAGTTTGAAGGCTGGAGTGAAGAGGAAATAAAGGCTGCAAAAGATTATGATTCACTTCCAAAAAATGCAAAAAGGTATATTGAGTTTATAGAAAGAGAAACTGGTGCCAAGGTATGGTTGATTGGTACAGGTCCATCAAGAGAGGATATAATTGTAAAAGAATAA
- a CDS encoding ABC transporter ATP-binding protein: MDYLKRLIKYVDECRLLIFAGLILALVGIFCNMTVPKISKHIIDDVLVAKKFGKLGYFASIFAGLIILKAIVAYFQNYIFEYTSQKALYRLREQLYTKLQYQSFEYYDRASTGAIMNRMVGDLEAIRNFLNQSFVQVVSIAITIVAALSIMLSMNIFLSILSIATVPLIFLNVKSLAKKLQPTFKAIRTSFERLTSKVQENITGIRVVKAFGNEDLEKKSFEKVAYDFTEKNIKAADIRSVHNPVAGFLNGLNSVIILIVGGYFAIKGKISIGTLFAFVSYVNMFSAPIGNIQNLVNQWQNAFASLEKVFEVLDSDVTIKSPKNGVVLKNVRGDIRFENVYFKYREKFVLKEINIHIKPGEVVAILGQAGSGKSSLINLLARFYDPSSGRVLVDDIDVKNIKLCSLRRNIGIIMQEPFIFSDTIAANIAFGKPDATDEEIRIAAKLARADEFIESLPDGYNTVVGERGVGLSGGQKQRIAIARALVYNPRILVLDDATSSLDFETEAEIQETLKEVIKGRTTIIITHRISRLVVDADMIYYMHGGRIVEQGKHEDLMKIKGRYYSTFKKQLIERANTLPA; this comes from the coding sequence TTGGATTATCTGAAACGGCTTATAAAGTATGTAGACGAATGCAGGTTATTGATTTTTGCAGGGTTAATCTTGGCGCTTGTTGGTATATTTTGTAACATGACAGTTCCAAAGATTTCAAAGCATATTATTGATGATGTTTTAGTAGCAAAAAAATTTGGAAAGCTAGGGTATTTTGCATCTATTTTTGCAGGGCTAATAATTTTAAAAGCTATTGTTGCCTATTTTCAAAATTACATATTTGAATACACGTCTCAAAAAGCTCTTTACAGGTTAAGAGAACAACTCTATACAAAACTCCAATATCAATCTTTTGAATATTATGACAGAGCGTCAACAGGAGCTATTATGAACAGAATGGTTGGTGATTTGGAGGCTATCAGAAACTTTCTGAACCAGAGTTTTGTCCAGGTTGTGAGCATAGCAATTACAATTGTTGCTGCCCTTTCTATAATGCTTTCAATGAACATTTTCCTTTCAATTTTGAGCATTGCAACCGTACCACTAATTTTCTTGAATGTTAAAAGTCTGGCAAAAAAGCTTCAGCCCACCTTCAAGGCAATAAGAACTTCTTTTGAGAGACTCACATCCAAGGTTCAGGAAAATATAACGGGAATAAGGGTTGTAAAAGCTTTTGGGAACGAAGATTTAGAAAAGAAAAGTTTTGAAAAAGTTGCATATGATTTTACAGAGAAAAATATTAAGGCAGCTGATATAAGGTCTGTCCATAACCCTGTTGCAGGTTTTTTGAATGGACTTAACTCTGTCATAATTCTTATTGTTGGTGGATACTTTGCAATTAAAGGAAAAATTTCAATTGGCACTTTGTTTGCATTTGTCAGCTATGTAAATATGTTTTCAGCACCTATTGGAAACATTCAAAATCTTGTTAACCAGTGGCAAAATGCTTTTGCTTCTCTGGAGAAGGTATTCGAGGTTCTTGACAGCGATGTTACAATCAAAAGTCCAAAAAATGGTGTTGTTCTTAAAAACGTCAGAGGTGATATAAGGTTTGAAAATGTGTATTTCAAATACAGAGAAAAATTTGTTTTAAAAGAGATCAATATCCACATAAAACCAGGTGAAGTTGTTGCTATATTGGGACAAGCTGGTTCTGGTAAATCCTCATTAATAAATCTTCTTGCACGATTTTATGATCCATCTTCTGGTAGGGTTTTAGTTGACGATATTGATGTAAAGAATATAAAACTGTGTTCACTCAGGAGAAATATAGGTATTATCATGCAAGAACCTTTTATATTTTCTGATACTATTGCAGCAAACATTGCATTTGGTAAACCTGATGCAACAGATGAGGAGATAAGGATTGCAGCAAAGCTTGCAAGGGCTGATGAGTTCATAGAGAGTCTGCCGGATGGCTACAATACAGTTGTTGGAGAAAGGGGTGTGGGTCTTTCGGGTGGACAGAAACAAAGGATAGCAATTGCAAGGGCTCTTGTATATAATCCCAGAATTCTGGTGCTTGATGATGCAACTTCAAGTCTTGATTTTGAAACTGAAGCAGAGATTCAAGAGACTTTGAAAGAGGTGATAAAGGGGAGAACCACAATCATAATAACTCACAGGATATCTCGACTTGTGGTTGATGCAGATATGATTTACTATATGCATGGTGGCAGAATTGTTGAGCAGGGAAAACATGAAGATTTGATGAAAATTAAAGGAAGATATTATTCAACATTTAAAAAACAGCTTATAGAACGTGCAAATACACTTCCGGCTTAA